The Staphylococcus saprophyticus subsp. saprophyticus ATCC 15305 = NCTC 7292 genome contains the following window.
CCTAAATTTGGAATTTCGAAAAAGCTAAGCAATGTGCCTGGTGTACCGATTTCATCTCCATAAAATAAATGGTACATCGTTGGATTATCTTGATTTACAGATTTTTCAACTAGGCGTAGGCCTAATGTCTGTGTGTAAAAATTTTTATTGATTTGTGCACCTTTTGTATACATTGAAATATGATGATGTCCGATAATATTCATAAAAGAGACCTCCAAAAGCAATTTATATCATAATTGCTATAATCATTTCCTTTTAGAACAAAAATAAACTTAATAAGTATAAAAATATACTAATAGTAATAATATAAATGGATTCATGTGAAGCTGCAAATTTATTACATTTAAAGAAAAAGACAGTGGAATGATAAAAAAGTACGAATCTCGAAGAAATAGAGACGCGTACTTTTTTATATTATTTATTATTTTTGAAGTCTAAATAATATAGACTGAATTCCAAATCATTTTTTAAATGTGATTCTAATAAGGATACTGCTAAATCAATATCTCTGTTAAAAAGCGCAGTAACAATTTCTCGATGTTCTTCAATAAGTCCTGGTCTACGCTTATTTATCACGGTTTGACTAAATAAATAATAGAAAGAAAAATAAAATCAGTTTGGAAAAACTATCAAAACTTACTGGTGTCAGTACATCTTCATTGAATGAGATTGAAAAGGGGAATACCATTCCCTCTATTAATACAGTTTGGAAAATCAGTAACGGGTTAAAACTGTCTTTTAGTAGTTTGATGAGTGAAGCGGAGTCAGATTATGTGCAGGTTAATAAAGAGGATGTTGTACCGGTAACTGAAGATGACGGGAAATATCGTGTGTACCCTTATTTTCCATTTGAAAAAAGTAAATCTTTTGAGTTTTTCTATGTAGAATTAGATCCAGGTGCGACGTTAGACTCAGAACCACACTTATCCGGTTCGGAAGAATCAATTATTATTGTAGATGGACAATTAGAAATGCATTTAGAGAACGAAGTCATTGATTTAGGTAAAGGAGATGCCTTGAGGTTTAAGTCCGATATCACACATAGTTACACCAATCATGGTGAAGACATGACACTCATTTCTATGGTGATTGATTACAAATAACAAAGTAAGCATATAGTGCTAGATATAATGGTACGGTAGAAAATAATATATATGGGGAGCAGAAACATGAAATCTAACGATAAAAGATTTTATGTTTCTGTTTTTTTATATAACAAATTTGTCATCCTTTTTTCATGTGAAAAGCAGGAGGTGAGTGAGATCACAATGCTAAAATAAGGCACAGTGCAGTAAGCCTATTTATTAAATTAGAGAAAAAAGGAGTATGAATTTGAATAAAATAAACACAAGAATTGAAACATTAGATTTTTTGAGAGGATTCGCTTTGATAGGTATTATGCTCGTAAATATTGTAGTCATTGCGAATATCGGTATACCTGAGTCGTCACAAGATATAACATATAAGAAATTTTTAGATTTTTTTATAGAAAGTAAGTTTTTTTCTATTTTTCATATTTATTTGGTATTGGTTTTTATATTTTTATGCAAAGAGCAGAAGAGAAACCTGGAAATAAATATTTTATATATCTGCGCCGTATTCTGATCCTAGCTATATTTGGATTGATTCATATGCAACTTCAACCAGGAGAAGCATTAGTAGTATACTCAATTTTTGGATTATTGTTGATACCATTTTTTAACCTTAATAAATTTATTAATCTAGTTATTGGCATCCTATTACTGATTATGGTCTTATATCTTGATGCTAAAATTTTGACACCATTACCTTATTTTATTTTAGGGTTAGCTAGTGCGCAATTTGGGATGATTTTTAAATTTAATAGATATAAAATATGGTCAGTCGTTGCTTTGATTTCAGGTATTATTTCAACGATTGGTTGGTACTTATTAGAGAAGGCGTATGTAGTACCGAACTTTAAGTTATTACGACAAAAATCGGAAGTAAGTATTAATCATTATGCTGAAAATGTAGATCACTATCATCACTTGATTACGATTTTCTCACCGTTTATGAGTATATTTTATGCATCGTGTCTTATTTTATTATTAAATATTTCTTGGGCTAGAAAAGTTTTATCTCCATTAAAGTATTATGGAAGCATGGCATTAACAAACTATATTGGACAAACATTGTTAATTTATTTAGCGATTTCAATATTCAGTGGGAAGCACTGGACGCACGTGGACACTCTATGGATATGTGTATGTGTTTATGTTTTTCAATTATTGATTAGCACCTATTGGTTAAAATATTTTAAGTTAGGTCCTTTAGAATACATTTGGAAAATGGCAACCTATATGAAAAAGATTAAAATGATAAAGTGACAACCAATTAAGCGTCTGGGACAAAAATAGATGTCTTAGACGCTTTTTGATTTAGGTAGTAGATAACTCTGAATTGAAAATGAAAAGTCTCACTGCTTTAAAGCACTCCTTTTTCTATTTATGAAAATGAGTAGTTCATATGCATAAGCCAGAGCTTATGTATTTTGCATAAAATTCTAGGAAACTTATGCATGAGCTTCAGCTCAGGAAAACTTTTCCCTCCCAGTCATCCTTGCCTTGATTGCATAGATAGGGCTACGACATCTCAATTAAACAATTTGATTTCTGCCTCACTCCCTGTTAAGCATATATTTAATGAATCAGTGAATGTTCTAATAAACAATGTTCTATTTTATATTGAAATAGAATCATATTTAAAAATGTTTTTAATACTTGGTATTTGCTAATGATTGGGAGATTTATATGGATATAATTAGCGTATTAATTCTATTTGCAATATTTTTAGGCGGTTTAGTAAGAACATACTTTGGATTTGGAGAAGCGTTAGTTAGTATGCCGTTGCTAACACTTATTGGTTTAGATATACATACTTCAGTTTCGG
Protein-coding sequences here:
- a CDS encoding FCD domain-containing protein; this encodes MINKRRPGLIEEHREIVTALFNRDIDLAVSLLESHLKNDLEFSLYYLDFKNNK
- a CDS encoding helix-turn-helix domain-containing protein produces the protein MEKLSKLTGVSTSSLNEIEKGNTIPSINTVWKISNGLKLSFSSLMSEAESDYVQVNKEDVVPVTEDDGKYRVYPYFPFEKSKSFEFFYVELDPGATLDSEPHLSGSEESIIIVDGQLEMHLENEVIDLGKGDALRFKSDITHSYTNHGEDMTLISMVIDYK
- a CDS encoding DUF418 domain-containing protein → MQRAEEKPGNKYFIYLRRILILAIFGLIHMQLQPGEALVVYSIFGLLLIPFFNLNKFINLVIGILLLIMVLYLDAKILTPLPYFILGLASAQFGMIFKFNRYKIWSVVALISGIISTIGWYLLEKAYVVPNFKLLRQKSEVSINHYAENVDHYHHLITIFSPFMSIFYASCLILLLNISWARKVLSPLKYYGSMALTNYIGQTLLIYLAISIFSGKHWTHVDTLWICVCVYVFQLLISTYWLKYFKLGPLEYIWKMATYMKKIKMIK